One segment of Tetrapisispora phaffii CBS 4417 chromosome 1, complete genome DNA contains the following:
- the MSY1 gene encoding tyrosine--tRNA ligase MSY1 (similar to Saccharomyces cerevisiae MSY1 (YPL097W); ancestral locus Anc_8.577), producing MFLKRIFQKRTLNILAKDGNLISELRARGLIAEISQPETQLIDRIENREKLTVYCGADPTARSLHLGNMVPLMILLNFYVRGHNVITLVGGATGKVGDPSGRKTERTALKDEVRLDNITYIGNQFSRFFDNGLQYWKNKNISTGSTAGTFTKVNNYDWWKDVKILDFLSTYGKSIRIQSMMSRDSVQSRLTSPEGLGFNEFTYQILQAYDYLHLYRTFGTTIQVGGNDQWGNITAGIDLISRMTPEYKKSPAFAITAPLLTTMSGEKFGKSAGNAIFLDPSINSAYDIYQYFYNTADADVSKFLKIFTLIPLEEIEEIVSNHLNNPQLREGQKILAKEVTDLLHGIGTGIASQRISDITFGKKDVIKSYSSKELMSIFKDANILQVGNPGETLNDLVARLTESSKSEARRKIKQGSIYLGVNKDKIIDPEFNNLDELLMDNELLILRVGKQKCFAIKY from the coding sequence ATGTTTTTAAAGAGGATCTTTCAGAAGAGaacattgaatatattgGCTAAAGATGGAAATTTAATAAGTGAATTGAGAGCTAGAGGTTTGATTGCAGAAATATCACAACCAGAGACCCAATTGATTGATAGGATTGAAAATAGGGAGAAACTTACCGTTTATTGTGGAGCAGATCCGACAGCTAGATCTCTTCATTTAGGTAATATGGTTCctttaatgattttattgaatttttatgtAAGAGGACATAATGTTATTACTTTAGTTGGTGGTGCTACAGGTAAAGTTGGGGATCCAAGTGGGAGGAAAACTGAGAGAACAGCTTTAAAAGATGAAGTTAGGCTGGATAATATCACATATATAGGGAATCAATTTTCAAGATTCTTTGATAATGGATTACAATATTGGAAGAATAAGAATATATCAACAGGTTCAACTGCTGGGACTTTCACtaaagttaataattaCGATTGGTGGAAAGATGTTAAAATATTGGATTTTTTAAGTACCTATGGTAAAAGCATTAGGATTCAATCGATGATGTCTCGTGATTCAGTGCAGTCAAGGTTAACATCACCGGAAGGATTAGgtttcaatgaattcaCATATCAGATCTTACAAGCTTATGACTACCTTCACTTATATCGAACCTTCGGCACAACTATTCAAGTGGGCGGTAACGACCAGTGGGGGAATATTACTGCAGGTATCGATTTAATTTCTAGGATGACTCCAGAATATAAGAAATCACCTGCATTTGCGATAACAGCACCTTTATTAACAACAATGAGTGGTGAAAAATTTGGTAAGAGTGCAGGAAATGCGATATTTCTTGACCCAAGCATCAATTCGGCATAtgatatttatcaatactTTTATAACACAGCAGATGCAGACGTGagtaaatttttaaaaatctTTACCTTAATACcattagaagaaatagaaGAAATTGTATCAAATCATCTCAATAACCCACAACTTCGTGAAggtcaaaaaatattagcCAAAGAGGTCACTGACTTGTTACATGGTATTGGAACTGGGATAGCCTCCCAACGAATTTCTGACATTACGTTTGGTAAAAAAGATGTAATAAAAAGTTATTCAAGTAAAGAGTTAATGTCCATATTTAAGGAtgcaaatattttacaagtTGGTAACCCTGGAGAAACATTAAATGACTTAGTGGCAAGGCTCACGGAATCCTCTAAATCAGAAGCAAGAAGGAAGATAAAGCAAGGTAGTATCTATCTTGGTGTTAATAAGgacaaaattattgatcctgaattcaataatttagaTGAGCTTTTAATGGATAATGAACTGTTGATTTTGAGAGTGGGTAAACAAAAATGTTTTgcaataaaatattga
- the ERI1 gene encoding Eri1p (similar to Saccharomyces cerevisiae ERI1 (YPL096C-A); ancestral locus Anc_8.576) encodes MNQKLLGCLVLLGTYSIVTLALYSFKFALVNETISYYWSAVLLLPVILWLWALVAWCEAEMLSNAKREW; translated from the coding sequence ATGAATCAAAAGTTATTAGGTTGTTTAGTGTTACTCGGGACCTATTCTATAGTGACATTGGCGTTATATTCCTTTAAATTTGCATTAGTGAATGAGACAATATCATATTATTGGAGCGCTGTCCTTTTGTTGCCAGTAATACTGTGGTTATGGGCTTTAGTTGCATGGTGTGAAGCTGAAATGTTAAGTAATGCCAAAAGAGAATGGTAA
- the PNG1 gene encoding peptide-N4-(N-acetyl-beta-glucosaminyl)asparagine amidase (similar to Saccharomyces cerevisiae PNG1 (YPL096W); ancestral locus Anc_8.575): protein MSVENNIYENVAEMFLVRYKDWIIQKVKETGEISRFQNLVAHNGFCQELARLGNRLTKVYDNPEWHSIVLETLDIDLIYGNVDKTLSENGGNDKEYTDLLVKELLRYFKQDFFKWVNQPDCQNCDSSIETNQTAIGIQRPTAEEARYECGNVEVYRCNHCGGTTRFPRYNNPIKLLETRKGRCGEFCNVFTLILKSFGLEARYIWNKEDHVWCEFYSTNLDRWVHVDPSEQSFDQPYIYSINWNKKMSYCIAFNKDGVTDVSRRYIIKNALERKECNEGNLSFFCDFYTKSLRKSLTNDEIYSLEMRDERERLQFLKPETVTDDTKTTKTEQVGRISGSTEWKKSRGEGGN from the coding sequence ATGTCTGTTGAGAACAATATCTATGAAAATGTGGCAGAAATGTTCTTAGTACGTTATAAAGATTGGATCATTCAAAAGGTGAAAGAAACTGGTGAAATATCACGATTCCAAAATTTAGTAGCTCATAATGGGTTCTGTCAGGAATTGGCAAGGCTCGGTAACAGATTAACAAAGGTTTACGATAATCCAGAATGGCATTCGATTGTGTTAGAAACATTAGATATTGACCTTATATATGGGAATGTTGACAAGACATTATCTGAAAACGGAGGGAACGATAAAGAGTATACAGATCTATTAGTAAAAGAATTGTTAAGATACTTCAAACAAGATTTCTTTAAATGGGTGAATCAACCAGATTGTCAAAATTGTGACTCTAGCATTGAGACAAATCAAACTGCAATCGGCATTCAAAGACCTACTGCTGAAGAAGCCCGCTATGAATGTGGAAATGTAGAAGTATATAGATGTAATCATTGTGGGGGGACTACAAGGTTTCCTAGGTATAATAATCCTATTAAACTTTTAGAAACTAGAAAAGGAAGATGTGGTGAATTTTGTAATGTTTTCACATTAATACTGAAATCGTTTGGTTTGGAAGCGAGATACATCTGGAATAAAGAAGATCATGTGTGGTGTGAATTTTACTCCACAAATTTAGATAGATGGGTTCATGTTGATCCTAGCGAACAATCATTTGATCAGCCATATATTTACTCTATTAATTggaataaaaaaatgagTTATTGCATAGCATTCAATAAAGATGGTGTAACGGATGTCTCAAGAAGGtacattattaaaaatgcatTAGAAAGAAAGGAATGCAACGAAGGAAATTTGTCATTTTTCTGTGATTTTTATACTAAATCTTTAAGGAAATCTTTAACAAATGATGAGATATATAGCTTGGAGATGAGAGACGAAAGAGAGAGATTGCAATTCCTTAAACCTGAAACTGTAACAGATGATACAAAGACTACTAAGACAGAGCAAGTTGGCAGAATTAGTGGATCCACAGAATGGAAGAAAAGCAGAGGTGAAGGTGGTAACTAG
- the FZO1 gene encoding mitofusin (similar to Saccharomyces cerevisiae FZO1 (YBR179C); ancestral locus Anc_8.573), with the protein MSDSENEHSVDNQNKDKKDDKYNDSSILTYCNGELLDSENNNVVDDNYDSFYDDFIGNNTSKNTTKVNKKELRKDVDLISSQLSQWNYKNNRKALEKAIVITDTLLTSLRTENIARPIHLPINPDNDDDATLTILKLQLKIEGNYNQNNDNNLNLDKEATSKLFLLQIDSSINHLISLKIRINDVNSKVFITGDVNTGKTNFCNKLLKRSNLLPEDQLPCTFVFCEIFDSSLNNYSEEVHAITTELASNVKEANAQYNIADLSTYEIVNIGDLPKVVTENEKYALLKIYIKDKTNKENTEKSLLKNGIVNISLIDSPGLNIDSIQTAEVLARQEEIDLVVFVVNAENQLTLSAREFIQLASKEKKLMFFVIKKFDRIRNKERCKQLILKQIEELSPETYKQANEFVHFIEGSDEDSNNLTENDNEDTNDDDNNDSDQDNDDPNFQHLENALRNFVLKKRSLSKLLPAKTYLIKLLTDIKQISIYNNKVNTEEDKKIEKELNDLQPHLKETSNRYSILTTKIDKIVDSTVGEVVEKTKQSIRDSLNIPIESFPIYKGLSRIHDYIFYTDKHIATSIRNSIIESESFAKFKTQNAVDTINELGVNELGETFVVDRVFQSDLMFKKKHHDSLKKISVPLSLSYLIDPSWNGFLFYLACGWRNKGSRILDEESQTSTTNNANSLVSFFGLNSYTLGQYWLQPSLLLTSGLPALAVYSVGSVKVIGSVVLNGLQFFSWNSFKSMIIPFTASCLFLGTTYLIHDLHRALPKNLLVKYREQIQNHDYVSLNAERISKEIQQVLKFPVREIVKSCELLINKQIEVKSKLTSRLNDTRTSIKFFNHLLEETTAQISSVNSLSLDID; encoded by the coding sequence ATGTCAGACTCAGAAAACGAACATAGTGTAGATAATCAGAATAAGGATAAGAAAgatgataaatataatgactCTAGTATTTTAACGTATTGCAATGGTGAATTATTGGATTCAGAGAATAATAATGTGGTTGATGACAATTATGACAGTTTTTATGATGATTTTATAGGTAACAATACTTCCAAGAATACAACAAAGGTtaacaaaaaagaattaaggAAAGACGTTGATTTGATTTCTTCACAATTGAGTCAATGGAactacaaaaataatagaaaagCATTAGAGAAGGCTATCGTGATTACTGATACATTGCTAACAAGTCTGAGGACAGAAAATATAGCGAGACCAATACATCTACCCATCAATCCAGATAACGATGATGATGCTACTTTAactattttgaaattacaattgaaaatagaaGGTAATTACAATCaaaataatgacaataacTTGAATCTTGATAAAGAGGCTACTTCAAAGCTTTTTTTGTTACAAATTGATTCATCAATTAATCATTTGATTTCGTTAAAGATAAGGATCAATGATGTCAATTCAAAGGTTTTCATTACAGGGGATGTAAATACAGGTAAAACAAATTTTTGTAACAAGTTGCTTAAAAGAAGCAATTTATTACCTGAAGATCAATTGCCATGTACATTCGTTTTCTGTGAAATCTTTGATTCATCGCTAAATAATTATTCAGAAGAAGTTCACGCAATCACTACGGAATTAGCAAGTAATGTAAAAGAAGCTAATGCTCAATATAATATAGCAGATTTATCAACTTATGAAATCGTTAACATCGGGGACTTACCAAAAGTAGTAacagaaaatgaaaaatatgcATTACTCAAAATATACATCAAGGATAAAactaataaagaaaatacagAAAAGAGTTTGTTGAAGAATGgaattgtaaatatatcattaattgattcTCCAGGGTTGAACATAGACTCCATACAGACAGCTGAAGTTTTAGCTCgtcaagaagaaattgacTTGGTTGTATTTGTAGTCAATGCAGAAAATCAATTGACACTTTCAGCAAGGGAATTTATACAATTAGCATCAAaggaaaaaaaattaatgttttttgttattaaaaaatttgatagGATTAGAAATAAGGAACGTTGTAAACAACTAATTCTTAAACAAATAGAAGAGCTTTCACCAGAAACTTATAAACAAGCAAACGAATTCGTACATTTTATTGAAGGATCTGACGAGGATAGTAATAACCTAACAGAgaatgataatgaagataCTAATGATGATGACAATAATGATTCTGATcaagataatgatgatCCAAATTTTCAACATTTGGAAAATGCATTAAgaaattttgttttgaagaaaagatcactatcaaaattattaccAGCAAAAACGTACTTGATAAAACTTTTGACAGACATCAAGCAAATATCTATCTACAACAACAAGGTCAATACTGAAGAggataaaaaaatagaaaaagaattaaacGATTTACAGCCACATTTGAAAGAAACTTCCAATAGGTATTCTATTTTAACAACCAAAATCGATAAAATAGTAGATTCCACAGTTGGTGAAGTTGTTGAAAAGACTAAACAATCAATTAGGgattctttaaatataccAATTGAATCATTTCCAATATATAAAGGGCTATCAAGAATACACGACTACATCTTTTACACAGATAAGCACATCGCCACTAGTATTAGAAATAGTATTATTGAAAGTGAATCCTTTGCGAAGTTCAAAACTCAGAATGCAGTAGATACCATTAATGAATTAGGTGTCAATGAATTAGGCGAAACATTTGTCGTAGATAGGGTATTCCAAAGCGATTTGATGTTCAAGAAAAAACATCACGAtagtttaaaaaaaatatcagtGCCTTTATCACTGAGTTATTTGATTGATCCATCTTGGAATGGATTCCTTTTCTATTTAGCTTGTGGATGGAGAAATAAGGGTAGCAGGATACTCGATGAAGAATCGCAGACTTCGACGACCAACAATGCTAACTCACTAGTTTCATTCTTTGGATTGAATTCTTATACATTGGGCCAATACTGGCTACAACcatctttattattgacTTCTGGTCTTCCAGCTCTAGCAGTGTATTCTGTTGGTAGTGTTAAAGTTATTGGAAGTGTTGTATTAAATGGgttacaatttttttcatgGAACAGCTTTAAAAGCATGATCATTCCGTTTACTGCAAGTTGTTTGTTTTTGGGGACAACATATCTAATTCATGATTTGCATCGAGCATTACCTAAAAATCTGTTAGTTAAATATAGGGAGCAAATACAAAATCATGATTATGTTAGTTTAAACGCCGAaagaatttcaaaagaaatcCAACAAGTTCTCAAATTCCCTGTTAGAGAAATCGTTAAGTCGTGCGAGTTACTAATTAACAAACAAATAGAAGTGAAGAGCAAGTTAACTTCACGACTTAATGACACTAGAACATCCataaaattctttaacCATCTTCTAGAAGAAACAACTGCTCAAATATCCAGCGTGAATTCACTTAGCCTCGATATTGACTGA
- the NOG1 gene encoding putative GTPase NOG1 (similar to Saccharomyces cerevisiae NOG1 (YPL093W); ancestral locus Anc_8.571) yields the protein MQLSWKNIPTVAPANDLLDIVLNRTQRKTPTVIRPGFNITRIRAFYMRKVKFTSEGFIEKFDDIIKGFPNINDVHPFHRDLMDTLYEKNHYKISLAAISKAKTLIEQVSRDYIRLLKFGQSLFQCKQLKRAALGRMATIVKKLKDALSYLEQVRQHLGRLPSIDPNTRTLLICGYPNVGKSSFLRCITKADVEVQPYAFTTKSLYVGHFDYKYLRFQAIDTPGILDRPTEEMNNIEMQSIYAIAHLRSCVLYFMDLSEQCGFTVEAQVKLFHSIKPLFANKSVMVVINKTDIIGPQDLDEERAALLQTVKDVQGVEIMTTSCQMEENVMEVRNKACEKLLAARIETKLKSQSRVNNVLNKIHVSKPQSRDDVDRSPFIPETFKSLKKYDPEDPERHILARDIEGENGGAGVFNINLKDKYLLEDEEWKNDVMPEIMDGKNVYDFLDPEIAAKLQALEEEEERLEQEGLYNSDDDEVFDGYTGDEVDEIREKAQWIRDKQKMMIAEARNRKSLKNKAIMPRSKLTKSFGQMETHMAKLGHDMSALYDRQSVAAYANRYRESGADVVFGAGDAIEGSKSANGGTLNQSDRLLDGVADGSMRSKAERMAKLQRRERNRNARAGEADRHATASLPKHLFSGKRGNGKTDFR from the coding sequence atgcaACTATCCTGGAAGAATATCCCAACTGTTGCTCCTGCCAACGATTTGTTGGATATCGTGTTGAATAGAACACAAAGAAAGACTCCGACTGTCATTAGACCTGGTTTCAATATTACTAGAATCAGAGCTTTTTATATGCGTAAAGTGAAATTCACTTCTGAAggttttattgaaaaattcgatgatattattaaaggTTTCCCAAACATCAATGATGTTCATCCATTCCACAGAGATTTAATGGATACCTTATATGAAAAGAATCATTATAAGATTTCTTTAGCTGCTATATCAAAAGCTAAAACTTTAATTGAACAAGTATCTCGTGATTACATTAGATTGTTGAAATTTGGTCAATCTTTATTTCAATgtaaacaattgaaaagagCTGCTTTAGGTAGAATGGCTACCATCgttaagaaattaaaggaTGCATTATCTTATTTGGAACAAGTTAGACAACATTTAGGTAGATTGCCATCTATTGATCCAAACACTAGAACTCTGTTGATCTGTGGTTATCCAAATGTTGGTAAGTCATCTTTCTTAAGATGTATTACAAAAGCTGATGTTGAAGTTCAACCATATGCTTTCACCACCAAGTCATTATATGTTGGTCattttgattataaatatctaCGTTTCCAAGCCATTGATACTCCAGGTATTTTGGATAGACCAACTGAAGAAATGAACAATATTGAAATGCAATCCATTTATGCTATTGCTCATTTACGTTCGTGTGTTCTATATTTTATGGATCTTTCTGAACAGTGTGGTTTCACAGTTGAAGCTCAAGTCAAATTATTCCATTCTATTAAACCATTATTTGCTAACAAATCAGTGATGGTTGTTATTAACAAAACCGATATCATTGGTCCACAAGATCTAGATGAAGAGCGTGCTGCATTATTACAAACCGTCAAGGATGTTCAAGGTGTTGAAATCATGACAACTTCTTGTCAAATGGAAGAAAACGTTATGGAAGTTAGAAACAAAGCATGTGAAAAGCTATTGGCTGCCAGAATTGAAACTAAGTTAAAATCACAATCAAGAGTTAACAACGTCTTAAACAAAATCCATGTTTCTAAACCACAAAGCAGAGATGACGTTGACAGATCACCATTTATTCCTGAAACATTCAAATCTCTGAAGAAATACGATCCAGAAGATCCAGAAAGACACATTTTGGCTAGAGATATTGAAGGTGAAAATGGTGGTGCTGGTGTCTTCAACATCAATTTGAAGGATAAATACTTattagaagatgaagaatgGAAAAATGATGTCATGCCAGAAATCATGGACGGTAAGAATGTTTACGATTTCTTAGACCCAGAGATCGCTGCCAAGTTACAAGCgttagaagaagaagaagaaagattAGAACAAGAAGGTCTATACAACTCTGATGACGACGAAGTATTTGACGGTTACACTGGTGATGAAGTTGATGAAATCAGAGAAAAAGCCCAATGGATCAGAGACAAGcaaaagatgatgattGCCGAAGCCAGAAATAGAAAGTCATTGAAGAACAAAGCCATTATGCCACGTTCCAAACTTACCAAATCTTTTGGCCAAATGGAAACTCATATGGCTAAATTAGGACACGATATGTCTGCTCTATATGATAGACAATCAGTTGCCGCATATGCTAATAGATATAGAGAAAGTGGTGCTGATGTCGTATTCGGTGCTGGTGATGCTATCGAAGGAAGCAAATCTGCCAACGGTGGTACATTGAACCAATCCGACAGATTGCTAGACGGTGTTGCAGATGGTTCGATGAGATCCAAGGCCGAGAGAATGGCTAAACTAcaaagaagagaaagaaatagaaaCGCTAGAGCTGGTGAAGCCGACAGACATGCAACTGCTTCATTACCAAAACATCTGTTCAGTGGTAAACGTGGTAATGGTAAAACTGATTTCCgttaa
- the GLR1 gene encoding glutathione-disulfide reductase GLR1 (similar to Saccharomyces cerevisiae GLR1 (YPL091W); ancestral locus Anc_8.568) — translation MNIIKSTSNIFRLNLKNLINSSKLKLYNTQLNYIHKMSAAQEYDYLVIGGGSGGVASARRAASYGAKVLLIEGKKLGGTCVNVGCVPKKIMWYASDLAGRIQQAHDLKLFEDLPLDREHLTFNWEGYKAKRDATIKRLNGIYASNCERENVDVVFGWASFNKDGDVEVKKADGSVQVYKAKKVLIATGGKPVMPENIPGFEHGITSDGFFELEKQPKKVVLVGAGYIGVELAGVFHGLGSETHLVIRGETFLRKFDEMIQKKVTDHYVESGINVHKKSVVSKVVKDEATGKLTVTLNDSTELKDVDTLVWSVGRRTYLGLGLENIKIELNAREQIVVDEYQNTNVPNVFSLGDVVGNVELTPVAIAAGRKLANRLFGPVKFKNDKLDYSNVPSVVFSHPVAGTCGMTEADAVAKYGENNIKVYKTEFTDMYNALLDDPIKKQPTGYKLVCAGPEEKVVGLHIVGPSSSEILQGFGVAIKMGATKADFDNCVAIHPTSAEEIVTLR, via the coding sequence ATGAACATAATCAAATCAACTAGCAATATATTCAggttaaatttaaaaaatctaataaattctAGTAAATTAAAACTATACAATACTCAATTAAATTACATACATAAAATGTCTGCTGCTCAAGAATACGATTACCTTGTCATCGGTGGTGGTTCCGGTGGTGTTGCTTCTGCCAGAAGAGCTGCTAGTTACGGTGCTAAAGTTTTACTTATTGAAGGTAAGAAATTAGGTGGTACTTGTGTTAATGTTGGTTGTGTGccaaagaaaattatgtGGTATGCTTCTGACTTAGCCGGTAGAATACAACAGGCTCATGATTTAAAGCTATTTGAAGACTTACCATTAGACAGAGAACATTTAACTTTCAACTGGGAAGGTTATAAGGCTAAGAGAGATGCCACTATTAAGAGATTAAATGGTATCTATGCTTCTAACTGTGAAAGGGAAAATGTCGACGTTGTTTTCGGTTGGGCTTCTTTCAACAAAGATGGTGATGTTGAAGTTAAGAAAGCAGATGGTTCCGTTCAAGTTTACAAAGCTAAGAAAGTTTTAATTGCCACTGGTGGTAAGCCAGTCATGCCAGAAAATATTCCAGGTTTCGAACATGGTATTACCTCTGATGGTTTCTTTGAATTGGAGAAACAACCAAAGAAGGTTGTTTTAGTTGGTGCTGGTTACATCGGTGTTGAATTGGCTGGTGTTTTCCATGGTTTAGGCTCTGAAACTCATTTAGTGATTAGAGGTGAAACTTTCTTAAGAAAATTCGATGAAATGATTCAAAAGAAAGTCACTGACCATTACGTGGAATCAGGTATTAATGTTCACAAGAAAAGTGTTGTCAGTAAAGTAGTCAAGGACGAAGCCACTGGTAAGCTAACTGTCACCTTAAATGACAGCACTGAATTAAAGGATGTTGACACTTTAGTCTGGTCTGTCGGCCGTAGAACTTACTTGGGTCTAGGtttagaaaatatcaaGATAGAATTGAACGCTAGAGAGCAAATTGTTGTTGATGAATACCAAAACACCAACGTTCCAAATGTTTTCTCCTTAGGTGATGTTGTTGGTAACGTCGAATTAACTCCAGTTGCTATTGCTGCCGGTAGAAAATTAGCTAACAGATTATTCGGTCCAGTAAAATTCAAGAACGATAAATTAGATTACAGCAATGTTCCAAGTGTCGTCTTCTCTCATCCAGTCGCTGGTACTTGTGGTATGACCGAAGCTGATGCTGTTGCCAAATATGGTGAAAATAACATCAAGGTATACAAGACCGAATTCACTGACATGTACAACGCTTTATTGGATGATCCAATTAAGAAACAACCAACTGGTTACAAATTAGTTTGTGCCGGTCCAGAAGAAAAGGTTGTCGGTCTACATATCGTTGGTCCAAGCTCCTCTGAAATCTTACAAGGTTTCGGTGTTGCCATCAAGATGGGTGCCACCAAGGCTGACTTTGACAACTGTGTTGCCATTCACCCAACCTCTGCTGAAGAAATTGTTACTTTACGTTAA
- the TPHA0A01330 gene encoding 40S ribosomal protein eS6 (similar to Saccharomyces cerevisiae RPS6B (YBR181C) and RPS6A (YPL090C); ancestral locus Anc_8.567), which produces MKLNIAYPVNGTQKTVEIDDEHRIRVFYDKRIGQEVDGESVGDEFKGYTFKISGGNDKQGFPMKQGVLLPTRVKLLLTKGVSCYRPRRTGERKRKSVRGAIVGPDLAVLSLVITKKGEQELEGVTDATVPKRLGPKRANNIRKFFGLTKEDDVRDFVIRREVTKGEKTYTKAPKIQRLVTPQRLQRKRHQKSLKIRNAQAQREAAAEYAQLLAKRLAERKAEKAETRKRRASSLKA; this is translated from the exons ATGAAG TTGAACATTGCTTACCCAGTTAACGGTACTCAAAAGACCGTCGAAATCGATGACGAACACCGTATCCGTGTCTTCTACGACAAGAGAATTGGTCAAGAAGTTGACGGTGAATCCGTTGGTGACGAATTCAAGGGTTACACCTTCAAGATCTCCGGTGGTAACGACAAACAAGGTTTCCCAATGAAACAAGGTGTCTTATTACCAACCAGAGttaagttattattaactaaGGGTGTTTCTTGTTACAGACCAAGAAGAACTGGtgaaagaaagagaaagtCTGTCAGAGGTGCTATTGTTGGTCCAGATTTAGCTGTCTTATCTTTAGTCATCACCAAGAAGGGTGAACAAGAATTAGAAGGTGTTACTGACGCTACTGTTCCAAAGAGATTAGGTCCAAAGAGAGCTAACAACATCAGAAAATTCTTCGGTTTAACCAAGGAAGATGATGTCCGTGACTTCGTCATTAGAAGAGAAGTTACCAAGGGTGAAAAGACTTACACCAAGGCTCCAAAGATCCAAAGATTAGTCACTCCACAAAGATTACAAAGAAAGAGACACCAAAAGTCCTTGAAGATCAGAAATGCTCAAGCTCAAAGAGAAGCTGCTGCCGAATACGCTCAATTATTAGCTAAGAGATTAGCTGAAAGAAAAGCTGAAAAGGCTGAAACAAGAAAGAGAAGAGCTTCTTCTTTAAAGGCTTAA